One region of Mangifera indica cultivar Alphonso chromosome 3, CATAS_Mindica_2.1, whole genome shotgun sequence genomic DNA includes:
- the LOC123210091 gene encoding small polypeptide DEVIL 14-like, producing the protein MKFGSWQRISRQIREQRARLYIIWRCILMLLCWHE; encoded by the coding sequence ATGAAGTTCGGGTCATGGCAGAGAATTTCGAGGCAAATTCGAGAGCAGCGGGCCAGGCTTTATATTATATGGAGATGCATTTTGATGCTCCTATGTTGGCATGAATAG